In Prunus dulcis chromosome 2, ALMONDv2, whole genome shotgun sequence, a single genomic region encodes these proteins:
- the LOC117619850 gene encoding hydroxyproline O-galactosyltransferase GALT3-like has translation MHTMHRKRMMLVTLPSLVISLLLFIIFFNFQVIRSPSIPSSKTTILQTQFSLLIGILTRADNYDRRHFLRLIYGIQSSPIAKIDVKFIFCNLTKPEQRILISLEILRFNDIIILNCTENMNNGKTYTYFSSLPGILPRKYDYVMKADDDVFIRLKPLALSLKPLPRVDMYYGFVIPCASMNPFVEYMSGMGFLLSWDLVEWIGESDIPRKEMFGPEDKMVGKWLKMGRKARNRFSNKPAMYDYPGTNGKCSHELIPETVAVHRLKRWDHWSHVLEFFNVTKQVL, from the coding sequence ATGCATACAATGCATAGGAAGAGGATGATGTTAGTCACATTACCCTCACTTGTTATCTCCCTCTTGttattcatcatcttcttcaattttcaagTAATAAGATCCCCATCAATTCCTTCCTCCAAAACAACCATCTTGCAAACCCAATTCAGCCTCTTGATTGGGATTTTAACTCGTGCCGACAACTATGATCGTCGTCATTTTCTCCGTCTTATATATGGCATCCAATCCTCTCCCATTGCCAAAATAGACGTCAAGTTCATCTTTTGTAACCTCACCAAACCCGAGCAACGCATATTAATTTCTCTAGAAATCCTTCGATTCAACGACATTATTATCCTCAATTGTACCGAAAACATGAACAACGGCAAAACCTATACCTATTTCTCTTCGCTCCCGGGCATCCTTCCCCGCAAATACGACTATGTCATGAAGGCGGACGACGATGTTTTCATTAGGCTCAAGCCACTAGCCTTGTCCCTCAAACCATTGCCTAGGGTGGACATGTACTACGGATTTGTAATCCCATGTGCTAGCATGAACCCATTTGTGGAGTACATGTCCGGTATGGGGTTTTTGTTGTCCTGGGATTTGGTTGAATGGATTGGAGAATCTGACATTCCTAGAAAGGAGATGTTTGGTCCCGAGGATAAGATGGTGGGAAAATGGTTGAAGATGGGAAGAAAGGCAAGGAACAGGTTTTCCAATAAGCCAGCAATGTATGATTATCCAGGAACAAATGGGAAGTGCTCACATGAGCTTATACCAGAAACTGTGGCTGTTCACAGGCTCAAGAGATGGGATCATTGGTCGCacgtgcttgaatttttcaatgtAACCAAACAAGTTCTCTAA
- the LOC117617946 gene encoding serine/threonine-protein kinase D6PK, which translates to MERVSESKVLPGKLPLVGEVPYTRSTSTRVVGHVSSVRSGLVREDVASARDRGHLSNGRLGLVREEIALARQMAELSNVHSLMVKDVRSNARESQDSDSPIPLRTRKGKISFPEEEELMSDSLTFKGSGDSFDEGGPSSFSGVSHPPEPVDMDLMKTVYVPIGQNKSEAGCLMKSLSRKGPFLEDLSLRVPAKKPNPIVLSPSESLVEEPNDLGALSPPFAVPRASQNTDNSLPPDSEEKECVWDASLPPSGNVSPLSSIDSTGVVTAMSIVNSCTGTYRSDAITSDGMLSIDRNCESTKGSVRGDSLESAKTSVSRASDSSGLSDDSNWSNITGSANKPHKGNDPRWKAILAIRVRDGILGMSHFRLLKRLGCGDIGSVYLSELSGTRCYFAMKVMDKASLASRKKLTRAQTEREILQLLDHPFLPTLYTHFETDRFSCLVMEYCPGGDLHTLRQRQPGKHFSEYAARFYAAEVLLALEYLHMLGVVYRDLKPENVLVRDDGHIMLSDFDLSLRCAVSPTLIRTSFDSDPSKRGAGGAFCVQPACIEPSSVCIQPACFIPRFFPQKSKKNRKPRAEPGFATNALPELVAEPTQARSMSFVGTHEYLAPEIIKGEGHGSAVDWWTFGIFLHELLYGKTPFKGSGNRATLFNVVGQQLKFPDSPATSYAGRDLIRGLLVKEPQHRLGVKRGATEIKQHPFFEGVNWALIRCSTPPEVPRPMEAELPGKFGAVDTVGVGSNSKRMVGADVKSGGKYLDFEFF; encoded by the exons ATGGAGAGGGTTTCAGAATCAAAGGTGCTTCCTGGGAAATTGCCCCTCGTAGGTGAGGTACCATATACTCGTTCGACATCAACAAGAGTAGTGGGTCACGTGTCAAGTGTGCGCTCTGGTTTGGTGAGAGAAGATGTTGCTTCTGCAAGAGACAGAGGTCATTTATCCAATGGGCGCTTGGGCTTGGTGAGAGAAGAAATTGCATTGGCAAGGCAAATGGCTGAGTTATCGAATGTGCATTCTCTTATGGTAAAAGATGTAAGATCTAATGCACGGGAGTCTCAAGATTCAGACTCGCCAATACCTCTAAGAACAAGGAAAGGAAAGATCTCTTTCCcagaagaggaagaacttaTGTCTGACTCTCTTACATTTAAGGGAAGTGGAGATTCATTTGATGAAGGGGGCCCTAGTTCTTTCTCTGGGGTTAGTCACCCTCCAGAACCTGTTGACATGGATTTAATGAAAACAGTGTATGTACCTATTGGTCAGAATAAGTCTGAGGCTGGATGCTTGATGAAGAGCTTATCTAGGAAAGGCCCTTTCCTCGAAGATCTTTCCCTCCGGGTTCCTGCTAAGAAACCAAATCCAATTGTCCTTTCCCCTTCAGAAAGCTTGGTTGAAGAACCCAATGACTTAGGTGCATTGTCTCCACCGTTTGCAGTTCCCCGTGCATCACAAAATACAGATAATTCACTCCCTCCAGATTCTGAGGAGAAGGAGTGTGTTTGGGATGCTTCTTTGCCTCCGAGTGGCAATGTAAGTCCTCTTAGTAGCATCGATAGTACTGGTGTTGTCACTGCTATGAGCATTGTCAATAGCTGCACCGGTACATACAGGAGTGACGCAATCACAAGTGATGGCATGCTTAGCATTGATAGGAACTGTGAAAGTACCAAAGGGAGTGTTAGAGGGGATTCACTTGAGAGTGCAAAAACTAGCGTTAGTCGAGCAAGTGATAGTAGTGGCCTTAGTGATGACAGCAACTGGAGCAACATTACTGGGAGTGCCAATAAGCCCCACAAAGGAAATGACCCTAGATGGAAGGCTATTCTTGCAATTCGAGTTCGGGATGGGATTTTGGGTATGAGCCATTTTAGATTACTCAAACGGCTTGGTTGCGGGGATATTGGCAGTGTCTATCTTTCAGAACTGAGTGGAACGCGCTGTTATTTTGCAATGAAAGTAATGGACAAGGCATCCCTTGCAAGCAGGAAGAAGTTGACTAGGGCTCAGACGGAAAGGGAGATTTTGCAACTGCTGGACCATCCATTCCTTCCAACTTTATATACACATTTTGAGACCGACAGGTTCTCATGTTTGGTCATGGAATATTGTCCAGGTGGTGATTTGCACACTCTGAGGCAACGGCAACCTGGAAAACATTTCTCGGAGTATGCTGCGAG ATTCTATGCTGCTGAGGTTCTGTTGGCACTAGAGTATTTACACATGCTTGGAGTTGTCTACAGGGACTTGAAACCTGAAAACGTGCTTGTCCGTGACGACGGCCACATAATGCTTTCAGATTTTGACCTTTCCCTGAGATGCGCTGTTTCACCAACCCTGATAAGAACTTCATTTGATTCTGATCCTTCAAAACGAGGAGCAGGTGGTGCATTCTGTGTCCAACCTGCATGTATTGAGCCCTCATCAGTGTGCATTCAACCTGCTTGTTTTATCCCTAGGTTCTTTCCTCAGAAAAGCAAGAAGAACCGAAAACCTCGAGCTGAGCCTGGGTTTGCCACCAATGCACTTCCGGAGCTTGTTGCAGAGCCTACTCAAGCTCGGTCTATGTCCTTTGTTGGAACCCATGAATACCTAGCCCCTGAAATTATTAAGGGAGAAGGCCATGGAAGTGCAGTCGATTGGTGGACGTTTGGTATATTCTTGCATGAATTACTGTATGGTAAAACTCCTTTTAAAGGCTCAGGAAACCGTGCTACATTGTTCAATGTGGTGGGGCAGCAACTCAAATTCCCAGATTCACCAGCAACTAGTTATGCAGGCCGCGATCTAATTCGGGGATTGCTAGTGAAAGAGCCACAACACCGGCTTGGGGTGAAAAGGGGTGCAACTGAGATCAAGCAGCATCCCTTCTTTGAAGGTGTGAACTGGGCTCTGATACGATGCAGCACACCACCAGAAGTACCAAGACCAATGGAAGCTGAGCTGCCAGGGAAATTTGGGGCCGTTGACACTGTTGGTGTTGGAAGCAACAGTAAAAGGATGGTTGGGGCAGACGTGAAGTCCGGGGGTAAATATCTAGACTTTGAGTTCTTTTAG